One genomic region from Mesorhizobium terrae encodes:
- a CDS encoding substrate-binding domain-containing protein, translated as MRKFLSTLAMAAAASTFMSPAPALAETANPFKCQPGEKYVMNVMVSGVEYWFPVYEMFKQAGQQLGCETAYTGTPEYDVNKQIASFDQALAQKPAGILVHPMNSDPFIEPINRAVDQGTAVVTFAADSPNSKRVSFITSDNLAEGTYAADAVAGAMGGKGEYAVLENPGQDNHDKRVSAFVKRMETKWPDMKLVGRAASNQDPTKAYQAVLSLAQAHPDLGAVFMPEANSAIGAAQAAKEGGGKIKVMLADVNAKILDMIKAGEIYGSVNPNQGMQGYMGFMLLWLAKHPELIDPMNDAKRAGSNAMKVPFVDNGFSIVTKDNADDFYWDKYLKRRGTKGIEE; from the coding sequence TTGCGCAAATTCTTAAGCACGCTCGCCATGGCGGCGGCGGCATCGACCTTTATGAGCCCGGCCCCGGCACTCGCCGAAACCGCCAATCCGTTCAAATGCCAGCCCGGCGAAAAATACGTGATGAACGTCATGGTCTCGGGCGTCGAATACTGGTTCCCGGTCTATGAGATGTTCAAGCAGGCCGGCCAGCAGCTCGGCTGCGAGACCGCCTATACCGGCACGCCGGAATATGACGTGAACAAGCAGATCGCCAGCTTCGACCAGGCGCTGGCCCAGAAGCCGGCCGGCATCCTGGTGCACCCGATGAACTCCGATCCGTTCATCGAGCCGATCAACCGCGCCGTCGACCAGGGCACCGCCGTGGTGACCTTCGCGGCCGACTCGCCCAATTCCAAACGCGTCTCCTTCATCACCTCGGACAATCTCGCGGAAGGCACCTACGCCGCCGACGCCGTTGCCGGCGCGATGGGCGGCAAGGGCGAATACGCCGTTCTCGAAAACCCCGGCCAGGACAATCACGACAAGCGTGTCTCGGCCTTCGTCAAGCGCATGGAAACCAAGTGGCCGGATATGAAGCTAGTCGGCCGCGCCGCGTCCAACCAGGACCCGACCAAGGCTTATCAGGCGGTGCTGAGCCTTGCCCAGGCGCATCCCGACCTCGGCGCCGTGTTCATGCCGGAAGCCAACTCGGCGATCGGCGCCGCGCAGGCGGCCAAGGAAGGCGGCGGCAAGATCAAGGTGATGCTGGCCGACGTCAACGCCAAGATCCTCGACATGATCAAGGCCGGCGAGATCTATGGTTCGGTCAACCCCAACCAGGGCATGCAGGGCTATATGGGCTTCATGCTTCTGTGGCTGGCCAAGCATCCCGAGCTGATCGACCCGATGAACGACGCCAAGCGCGCCGGTTCCAATGCGATGAAGGTGCCGTTCGTCGACAACGGCTTCTCGATCGTGACCAAGGACAACGCCGACGATTTCTATTGGGACAAGTATCTCAAGCGGCGTGGCACCAAGGGCATCGAAGAGTAA
- the srlE gene encoding PTS glucitol/sorbitol transporter subunit IIB, whose translation MAKTYKAVKISRGSGGWGGPLVIEPTAQRNKVVSVTGGGIHPIAQQIAEMTGAEAVDGFKAPPIESEMAVVVVDCGGTARCGVYPRKRIPTVNLTPVGQSGPLAQFIQEDIYVSGVKPANIVMADGSEAVTTAGGAAAMNSSNSNSPSAAARSTEIENGGGLVGLISSIGRVMGRVVGIFFNAGRRTIDQVVRNVLPFMAFVTMLIGLILYTGIGDVLAQPMGPLANNIVGLLIISAICGLPFLSPILGPGAVIAQVIGVAIIGPQIANGTISPAMALPALFAYNTQVGCDFVPVGLALGEAKPKTIEIGVPAVLISRQIMGPVSVLLAWVVSLLVL comes from the coding sequence ATGGCAAAGACCTACAAGGCCGTAAAAATCTCCAGGGGCTCCGGAGGCTGGGGCGGCCCGCTCGTCATCGAGCCGACCGCGCAGCGCAACAAGGTCGTCTCCGTCACCGGCGGCGGCATCCACCCGATCGCCCAGCAGATCGCCGAGATGACCGGCGCCGAAGCCGTCGACGGCTTCAAGGCGCCGCCGATCGAAAGCGAAATGGCTGTCGTCGTCGTCGATTGCGGCGGCACCGCGCGCTGCGGCGTCTATCCGCGCAAGCGCATTCCGACCGTCAATCTGACGCCGGTCGGCCAGTCCGGGCCGCTCGCCCAGTTCATCCAGGAAGACATCTATGTTTCGGGCGTCAAGCCGGCCAACATCGTCATGGCCGACGGCTCCGAGGCGGTAACCACTGCAGGGGGAGCAGCGGCCATGAATTCGAGCAACAGCAATTCGCCTTCGGCGGCCGCCCGGTCCACCGAGATCGAAAACGGCGGCGGTCTTGTCGGGCTGATCTCTTCGATCGGCCGCGTCATGGGCCGTGTCGTCGGCATCTTCTTCAATGCCGGCCGCCGTACCATCGACCAGGTGGTGCGCAACGTCCTGCCGTTCATGGCCTTCGTCACCATGTTGATCGGCCTGATCCTCTATACCGGGATCGGCGACGTTCTGGCGCAACCGATGGGTCCGCTGGCCAACAACATCGTCGGCCTGCTGATCATCTCGGCCATCTGCGGCCTGCCGTTCCTGTCGCCCATCCTGGGGCCAGGCGCGGTCATCGCCCAGGTCATCGGCGTCGCCATCATCGGCCCGCAGATCGCCAATGGCACGATCTCGCCCGCAATGGCGCTGCCGGCGCTGTTTGCCTATAACACCCAGGTCGGCTGCGACTTCGTTCCGGTCGGTCTGGCGCTCGGCGAGGCCAAGCCCAAGACGATCGAGATCGGCGTGCCGGCGGTCCTCATCAGCCGCCAGATCATGGGTCCCGTTTCCGTGCTGCTTGCATGGGTAGTCAGTCTGCTGGTCCTGTAA
- a CDS encoding P1 family peptidase — protein sequence MSVGIKDFGLTCGTLPSGTLNAVTDVPGVRVGHVTLRDGDINTGVTAILPHGGNLFRRKARAASEVINGFGKTVGLVQLDELGTIETPLLLTNTLSVGTCATALIREAIRQNPDIGRRTGTVNPLVAECNDGPLNDIQALVVSEAHALAAIEAASEGPVEQGSVGAGTGMTCFGFKGGIGTASRRIRLDSRDYHLGSLVLSNFGRAGDLVLPDGRRPDPRRPTEAESGSVVIVLATDIPLEHRQLKRVARRAGAGIARLGAFWGHGSGDIAIAFSTADPVDHDEKRGVVPLQALSETRIDALFQAAAEATQEAVLNSMLASPAFEGRGGARRPSLADWLRASA from the coding sequence ATGAGCGTCGGCATCAAGGACTTCGGTTTGACCTGCGGCACGCTGCCTTCCGGCACGTTGAATGCCGTCACCGACGTTCCGGGCGTGCGCGTCGGCCATGTCACGCTGCGCGACGGCGACATCAACACCGGCGTCACCGCCATCCTGCCGCATGGTGGCAATCTTTTCCGCAGGAAGGCGAGGGCCGCCTCCGAAGTCATCAACGGTTTCGGCAAGACGGTCGGCCTCGTGCAACTCGATGAACTCGGCACCATCGAGACGCCATTGCTGTTGACCAACACGCTGTCGGTCGGCACCTGCGCCACCGCGCTGATCCGCGAAGCCATTCGCCAGAACCCGGACATCGGCCGCCGCACGGGCACCGTCAATCCGCTCGTCGCCGAATGCAATGACGGCCCGCTCAACGACATCCAGGCGCTTGTCGTGAGCGAGGCGCATGCACTGGCCGCCATCGAGGCCGCCAGCGAAGGCCCGGTCGAGCAGGGCAGCGTCGGCGCCGGCACCGGGATGACCTGCTTCGGCTTCAAGGGCGGCATCGGCACGGCGTCGCGTCGCATCAGGCTCGACAGCCGCGATTATCATCTGGGTAGCCTCGTGCTTTCCAATTTCGGCCGCGCCGGCGATCTCGTCCTGCCCGATGGCCGCCGCCCCGATCCGCGCCGACCGACTGAGGCCGAGAGCGGTTCGGTGGTCATTGTGCTGGCGACCGACATTCCGCTCGAACACCGCCAGTTGAAACGCGTCGCCCGCCGCGCCGGTGCCGGCATCGCCAGGCTGGGTGCTTTCTGGGGCCATGGCAGCGGCGACATCGCCATTGCCTTCTCGACCGCGGATCCCGTCGATCACGACGAGAAGCGCGGTGTCGTGCCTCTTCAGGCTTTGAGTGAAACGCGTATCGATGCTCTGTTCCAGGCCGCCGCCGAGGCGACCCAGGAAGCAGTGCTGAACTCCATGCTCGCCTCGCCTGCCTTCGAGGGCAGGGGCGGCGCGCGCCGGCCGTCCCTGGCGGATTGGTTGCGGGCTAGCGCCTGA
- a CDS encoding transcriptional regulator GutM produces the protein MAIWQWALLSLALVWGLQSLGVWLQMRHYSDVFKGITQKYADGFVGAGNHRGRFARGTIVLVVVTPDLIVRRLLVMSGRSVFAKFKRHEEYEGVALDRIRSNPAIKGEGEPGVAEAVKRAIEQIDRARSEPGRKPGLAGLKTVSA, from the coding sequence ATGGCAATCTGGCAGTGGGCCTTGCTTTCGCTCGCGCTCGTATGGGGGCTGCAGTCCCTCGGCGTATGGCTGCAGATGCGCCACTATTCGGATGTCTTCAAAGGCATCACCCAGAAATATGCCGACGGCTTCGTCGGCGCCGGCAACCATCGCGGCCGCTTCGCCAGGGGCACGATCGTTCTGGTGGTGGTGACGCCCGACCTGATCGTGCGCCGCCTGCTCGTCATGAGCGGCCGTTCGGTGTTCGCCAAGTTCAAGCGACATGAAGAATATGAGGGCGTTGCCCTCGACCGTATCCGGTCCAATCCCGCGATCAAGGGAGAGGGGGAGCCCGGTGTGGCCGAGGCCGTGAAGCGGGCGATCGAACAGATCGACCGGGCACGGTCGGAGCCGGGAAGGAAGCCGGGTCTCGCCGGCTTGAAGACAGTCAGCGCATAG
- a CDS encoding alpha-ketoacid dehydrogenase subunit beta: MDVAVRELSYAQAIQEAMAIAMEQDERVFLMGEDIGVYGGAFQVTGDLVERFGTDRVMDTPISELGGAGVAVGAALTGLRPIFEFQFSDFATLAMEQIVNQAAKMRFMLGGEVSVPVVMRFPAGSGTGAAAQHSQSLEAWLGHVPGLKVIQPATPHDVKGMLLAAVADPDPVMIFEHKLLYKMKGPVPEGHYTVPIGKADVRRKGRDLTIVATSIMVHKALEAAAALEAEGIDIEVIDLRTVRPMDKQTIIDSVKKTSRLLCVYEAVKTLGIGAEISAAVAESDAFDYLDAPIVRLGGAEVPIPYNPELEKATVPQVPDIIAAARDLAKGKR, translated from the coding sequence ATGGACGTCGCAGTGCGTGAACTGAGCTATGCCCAGGCCATCCAGGAAGCCATGGCGATCGCCATGGAGCAGGATGAGCGCGTCTTCCTGATGGGCGAGGATATCGGCGTCTATGGCGGCGCCTTCCAGGTCACCGGCGATCTGGTCGAGCGTTTCGGTACCGACCGTGTCATGGACACGCCGATTTCCGAACTGGGCGGCGCCGGCGTCGCCGTGGGTGCGGCGTTGACCGGCCTGCGTCCCATTTTCGAGTTCCAGTTTTCCGATTTCGCCACGCTCGCCATGGAGCAGATCGTCAACCAGGCCGCCAAGATGCGCTTCATGCTGGGCGGCGAGGTTTCGGTTCCGGTGGTGATGCGTTTCCCGGCCGGTTCCGGCACGGGTGCCGCCGCGCAGCACAGCCAGAGCCTGGAAGCCTGGCTCGGCCACGTGCCCGGCCTGAAGGTGATCCAGCCGGCGACGCCGCATGACGTCAAGGGCATGCTGCTTGCCGCTGTCGCCGATCCAGACCCGGTCATGATCTTCGAGCACAAGCTGCTCTACAAGATGAAGGGCCCGGTTCCGGAAGGCCACTATACCGTGCCGATCGGCAAGGCCGACGTGCGCCGCAAGGGCCGCGACCTCACCATCGTCGCCACCTCGATCATGGTGCACAAGGCGCTGGAGGCGGCAGCCGCGCTGGAAGCCGAAGGCATCGACATCGAGGTCATCGACCTGCGCACCGTGCGGCCGATGGACAAGCAGACCATCATCGACAGCGTCAAGAAGACCTCGCGGCTTCTGTGCGTCTACGAGGCGGTGAAGACGCTGGGCATCGGCGCTGAAATCAGTGCCGCCGTCGCCGAAAGCGACGCGTTCGATTATCTGGATGCACCGATCGTGCGCCTTGGCGGCGCCGAAGTGCCGATCCCCTACAATCCCGAGCTGGAAAAGGCGACGGTGCCGCAGGTGCCGGACATCATCGCGGCGGCGCGCGATCTCGCCAAGGGAAAGCGCTGA
- a CDS encoding NAD(P)H-dependent oxidoreductase — MASNIALTGLARDLEERGKSGKPIRIGLIGSGEMGTDIVTRVAHMSGIEIGAISELNIPNAHKAVDIAFQEGGHSREASNASAMTAAMEAGKVAVTNDADLIINNDLIDVVIDATGVPAVGAEIGLRAMEHGKHLVMMNVEADVTIGAYLKSEADRLGVTYSLGAGDEPSSCMELIEFVSAMGHPIVAAGKGKNNPLNIDATPPAYEEEAARRHMNVRMLVEFVDGSKTMVEMAAIANATGLVPDKAGMHGPAATLGELNKVLVPQKDGGVLSRVGVVDYSIGKGVAPGVFVVADMSHPRVSERMEDLKMGKGPYFTFHRPYHLTSLEVPLTCARVVLYGKADMVPLAKPVAEVCAVAKKDMQPGDKLDAIGEYCYRAWIMAAPEARAAKAIPCGLLQGGSVTAPIKKGELITYVNAAPAPGSKIAELRARQDKLVYGN; from the coding sequence ATGGCTTCCAATATTGCGTTGACGGGCCTGGCCCGCGATCTTGAGGAACGCGGCAAGTCCGGAAAGCCGATCCGCATCGGCCTCATCGGCTCGGGCGAGATGGGTACCGATATCGTCACCCGCGTGGCGCATATGTCCGGCATCGAGATCGGCGCGATCTCGGAACTGAACATCCCCAATGCCCACAAGGCCGTCGACATCGCCTTCCAGGAAGGCGGCCATTCCAGGGAAGCATCGAACGCCTCGGCCATGACGGCCGCCATGGAAGCCGGCAAGGTCGCCGTCACCAACGATGCCGACCTGATCATCAACAACGACCTGATCGACGTGGTCATCGACGCCACCGGCGTGCCGGCCGTCGGCGCCGAGATCGGCCTGCGCGCCATGGAGCATGGCAAGCATCTCGTCATGATGAATGTCGAGGCCGACGTCACCATCGGCGCCTATCTCAAGAGCGAAGCCGACCGCCTCGGCGTCACCTATTCGCTCGGCGCGGGCGACGAGCCGTCCTCCTGCATGGAGCTGATCGAATTCGTCTCGGCCATGGGCCATCCCATCGTTGCCGCCGGCAAGGGCAAGAACAACCCGCTCAACATCGACGCCACCCCTCCCGCCTATGAGGAAGAGGCCGCGCGCCGCCACATGAACGTGCGCATGCTGGTCGAGTTCGTCGACGGCTCCAAGACCATGGTCGAGATGGCGGCGATCGCCAACGCCACCGGTCTGGTGCCCGACAAGGCCGGCATGCATGGCCCGGCCGCCACATTGGGCGAACTGAACAAGGTGCTGGTGCCGCAAAAGGACGGCGGCGTGCTCTCCAGGGTCGGCGTCGTCGATTATTCGATCGGCAAGGGCGTTGCGCCCGGCGTCTTCGTCGTCGCCGACATGTCGCATCCGCGCGTTTCCGAGCGCATGGAAGACCTGAAGATGGGCAAGGGCCCGTATTTCACCTTCCACCGGCCTTATCATTTGACCTCGCTGGAAGTGCCGCTTACTTGCGCCCGCGTCGTGCTCTACGGCAAGGCCGACATGGTGCCGCTGGCCAAGCCTGTCGCAGAAGTCTGCGCCGTCGCCAAGAAGGACATGCAGCCGGGCGACAAGCTCGATGCCATCGGCGAATATTGCTACCGCGCCTGGATCATGGCGGCCCCCGAGGCGCGCGCCGCCAAGGCCATCCCCTGCGGCCTGCTGCAGGGCGGTTCGGTGACGGCGCCCATCAAGAAGGGCGAGCTCATTACCTATGTCAACGCCGCTCCGGCGCCTGGCTCCAAGATCGCCGAGCTGCGCGCCCGGCAGGACAAGCTCGTCTACGGCAACTAA
- a CDS encoding pyruvate dehydrogenase complex dihydrolipoamide acetyltransferase — MPVEVILPKVDMDMATGQISRWFVAEGATVKQGDVLFEIETDKAAMEIDAPASGTLRNITGKEGVDIPVGAPVAWIYAEGEDAGAVAAAAPAAVAAEPQPVANGKAETPMSSSQDKAAQTALAVQETPAPAGAVRATPLARRLAREAGLDLSAVTGSGPHGRVVKADVEAAIAGGGVAKAASAPAPAAAPAAGSAPAVKPMSDEAVLKLFEQGSYELVPHDNMRKTIARRLVEAKSTIPHFYLTLDCELDALLKLRSELNAAAPIKKTDKGDVPAYKLSVNDMIIKAMAQALVAVPDANASWTETAMVKHKHADVGVAVSIPGGLITPIVRKADQKTLSVISNEMKDLAKRARDRKLKPEEYQGGTTAVSNLGMFGIKDFAAVINPPHATILAVGAGEERAVVKGGEIKIATVMSVTLSTDHRAVDGALGAELLGAFKRIIENPMTLLV, encoded by the coding sequence ATGCCGGTCGAAGTCATCCTTCCCAAGGTCGACATGGACATGGCGACCGGGCAGATCTCGCGCTGGTTCGTCGCGGAAGGCGCCACCGTCAAACAGGGCGACGTCCTGTTCGAGATCGAGACCGACAAGGCGGCGATGGAGATCGACGCGCCGGCTTCCGGCACGCTGCGCAACATCACCGGCAAGGAAGGCGTCGACATTCCGGTCGGCGCGCCGGTGGCCTGGATTTATGCCGAGGGCGAGGACGCCGGCGCTGTTGCCGCCGCCGCGCCTGCGGCCGTTGCGGCCGAGCCGCAGCCTGTCGCCAACGGCAAGGCCGAAACACCGATGTCCTCCTCCCAGGACAAGGCCGCGCAGACCGCGCTCGCCGTGCAGGAAACGCCTGCGCCGGCCGGCGCGGTCCGCGCCACGCCATTGGCGCGCCGCTTGGCGCGGGAGGCGGGGCTTGACCTGTCCGCCGTCACCGGTTCCGGTCCGCATGGTCGTGTGGTGAAGGCGGATGTCGAGGCGGCGATTGCCGGCGGTGGCGTCGCCAAGGCCGCATCAGCACCTGCTCCGGCCGCAGCACCTGCCGCTGGCAGCGCACCGGCTGTCAAGCCGATGTCGGACGAGGCGGTGCTGAAACTGTTCGAGCAGGGCTCCTACGAGCTCGTCCCGCACGACAATATGAGGAAGACCATCGCCCGGCGTCTGGTCGAGGCGAAGTCGACCATCCCGCATTTCTACCTCACACTCGATTGCGAACTCGACGCGCTCTTGAAGCTGCGCTCCGAGCTCAATGCCGCCGCCCCGATCAAGAAGACCGACAAGGGCGACGTGCCCGCCTACAAGCTCTCGGTCAACGACATGATCATCAAGGCGATGGCGCAGGCGCTGGTTGCGGTGCCCGATGCCAACGCGTCATGGACCGAGACCGCCATGGTCAAGCACAAGCATGCCGATGTCGGCGTGGCGGTGTCGATCCCCGGCGGGCTGATCACGCCGATCGTCAGGAAGGCCGACCAGAAGACGCTGTCGGTCATCTCCAACGAGATGAAGGACCTCGCAAAACGGGCGCGCGACCGCAAGCTGAAGCCGGAAGAGTATCAGGGTGGCACCACGGCCGTTTCGAACCTCGGCATGTTCGGCATCAAGGATTTCGCCGCCGTCATCAACCCGCCGCATGCGACGATCCTGGCGGTGGGTGCCGGCGAGGAGCGGGCGGTGGTCAAGGGCGGCGAGATCAAGATCGCGACCGTGATGTCCGTGACGCTGTCGACCGACCACCGTGCCGTCGACGGTGCGCTGGGTGCCGAACTGCTCGGTGCCTTCAAGCGCATCATCGAAAACCCGATGACGTTGCTGGTTTAG
- a CDS encoding HAD family hydrolase codes for MTAQQLIIFDCDGVLVDSEPLAAEAYERVYEKHGMSGVGPGIIAQCVGMKQADIIIRIKELTGHHLKPEQEIDLWTVTRDLFSEKLNPTDGIAPFLGTLKTGRCVASSSSLERIHHSLDVTSLAPHFGDAIFSSSMVKRGKPAPDIFLHAAEKMGVAPANCVVIEDSPFGVQGAVAAGMIAIGYTGGGHTFAGHGEKLKAQGAHAACANWTEIAQTLNGLGFKL; via the coding sequence GTGACGGCACAACAGTTGATCATCTTCGATTGCGACGGCGTTCTGGTGGACAGCGAGCCGCTGGCCGCGGAAGCCTATGAGCGCGTCTACGAAAAGCATGGCATGAGCGGCGTCGGCCCCGGCATCATCGCCCAATGCGTCGGCATGAAGCAGGCCGACATCATCATCCGCATCAAGGAACTGACCGGCCATCACCTTAAGCCGGAGCAGGAAATCGACCTGTGGACGGTGACCCGCGACCTGTTCAGCGAAAAGCTCAACCCGACCGACGGCATCGCGCCGTTCCTCGGCACACTGAAGACGGGGCGCTGCGTGGCGTCGTCCTCGTCGCTGGAACGCATTCATCACAGCCTCGACGTGACCAGCCTGGCGCCGCATTTCGGCGACGCGATCTTTTCCTCCTCCATGGTCAAGCGCGGCAAGCCGGCGCCGGACATTTTTCTCCACGCCGCCGAGAAGATGGGCGTGGCCCCGGCCAACTGCGTGGTGATCGAGGATTCGCCCTTCGGCGTGCAGGGCGCGGTGGCTGCCGGCATGATCGCGATCGGCTACACCGGCGGCGGACACACCTTTGCCGGCCATGGCGAGAAGCTGAAGGCGCAAGGCGCGCATGCCGCTTGCGCGAACTGGACTGAAATCGCGCAGACGCTGAACGGGCTGGGTTTCAAGCTTTAG
- the srlA gene encoding PTS glucitol/sorbitol transporter subunit IIC encodes MSVISLLAQHADMAVQHLHVAGAVVQDAALHGKLAVTHASDNLVVLAQADAGPITVEQFKEKLNEVAKEEQLGWLTAIGKYFIGIFQKGGEVFAGFVTGIIPTLVVLMTAFYAVTELVGEERVHGLARGAGRIALTRYTVLPLLAVFFLTNPMAYTFGSFLEEKHKPAFYDAAVSYVHPPLGLFPHINPGEYFVWGGVLVALLELEKKGAVVAGYHIKVAIWYAIVGLVVILLKGMLTERITAIMARRQGVEL; translated from the coding sequence ATGTCTGTAATTTCATTGTTGGCGCAGCACGCCGACATGGCCGTCCAGCACCTGCATGTCGCGGGTGCTGTGGTCCAGGACGCGGCCTTGCACGGCAAGCTCGCGGTTACCCATGCCAGCGACAATCTCGTCGTTCTGGCGCAGGCCGACGCCGGCCCGATCACGGTCGAGCAGTTCAAGGAAAAGCTCAACGAAGTCGCCAAGGAGGAGCAGCTCGGCTGGCTCACCGCCATCGGCAAGTACTTCATCGGCATCTTCCAGAAGGGCGGCGAGGTCTTCGCCGGCTTCGTCACCGGCATCATCCCGACGCTGGTCGTGCTGATGACTGCCTTTTACGCCGTCACCGAGCTGGTCGGCGAAGAGCGTGTGCACGGGCTTGCCCGCGGCGCCGGTCGCATCGCGCTCACCCGCTACACGGTGCTGCCGCTGCTCGCCGTCTTCTTCCTCACCAACCCGATGGCCTATACGTTCGGCTCCTTCCTCGAAGAGAAGCACAAGCCCGCCTTCTATGACGCGGCCGTGTCTTACGTGCACCCGCCGCTCGGCCTCTTCCCGCACATCAATCCGGGCGAATATTTCGTCTGGGGTGGCGTGCTGGTCGCCCTGCTCGAGCTTGAGAAGAAGGGCGCCGTCGTTGCCGGCTACCACATCAAGGTGGCCATCTGGTACGCCATCGTCGGCCTCGTCGTCATCCTGCTCAAGGGCATGCTGACCGAGCGCATCACCGCCATCATGGCACGCCGCCAGGGCGTCGAGCTGTAA
- a CDS encoding thiamine pyrophosphate-dependent dehydrogenase E1 component subunit alpha, which translates to MATARKAANSDAAQPNLPFAFRQYTAEQLREVLHKMYLIRRFEEGAEDAYMRGLIHGTMHLSIGQEASAMGICMPLTDQDQITSTHRGHGHCIAKGADVKRMFAEFFGKTTGYCKGRGGSMHIADVTKGNLGANGIVAGGIPIAVGAALAAKKLKTGKVAISFFGDGANNEGAFHEALNMAAVWKLPVIFVCENNGYGMSTSTERSTAVKNIADRASAYAMPGVIVDGNNFSEVAQAAHEAVERARAGEGPTLIESKTYRYRGHSKSDRNRYRTKEEIEDWMANRDPIALFEAELKEFGIIDDAGIEAVREAVKKEIADGIEFAKASPSPEIRDLENYVYTEVA; encoded by the coding sequence ATGGCCACCGCCAGGAAAGCCGCCAACAGCGACGCGGCGCAACCCAACCTGCCTTTCGCCTTCCGCCAGTATACGGCTGAGCAGCTGCGCGAAGTGCTGCACAAGATGTATCTCATCCGCCGCTTCGAGGAAGGTGCCGAAGACGCCTACATGCGCGGTCTGATCCACGGCACCATGCACCTGTCCATCGGCCAGGAAGCAAGCGCCATGGGCATCTGCATGCCGCTCACCGATCAGGACCAGATCACCTCCACCCATCGCGGCCACGGCCATTGCATCGCCAAGGGCGCCGATGTGAAGCGCATGTTCGCCGAGTTCTTCGGCAAGACCACCGGCTACTGCAAGGGCCGTGGCGGCTCCATGCACATCGCCGACGTCACCAAGGGCAATCTCGGCGCCAACGGCATCGTCGCCGGCGGTATCCCGATCGCGGTCGGTGCCGCCCTTGCAGCCAAGAAGCTCAAGACCGGCAAGGTCGCGATTTCGTTCTTCGGCGACGGCGCCAACAATGAAGGCGCCTTCCACGAGGCGCTCAACATGGCCGCCGTCTGGAAACTGCCGGTCATCTTCGTGTGCGAAAACAACGGCTACGGCATGTCGACCTCGACCGAGCGTTCGACGGCGGTCAAGAACATCGCCGACCGCGCCAGCGCCTATGCGATGCCGGGCGTCATCGTCGACGGCAACAACTTCTCCGAGGTGGCGCAGGCTGCGCATGAGGCCGTCGAGCGCGCTCGCGCCGGCGAAGGCCCGACGCTGATCGAGTCCAAGACCTATCGCTACCGCGGCCACTCCAAGAGCGACCGCAACCGCTACCGCACCAAGGAAGAGATCGAGGACTGGATGGCCAACCGCGACCCGATCGCGCTGTTCGAGGCCGAGCTGAAGGAATTCGGCATCATCGACGACGCCGGCATCGAAGCGGTGCGCGAAGCAGTGAAAAAAGAGATCGCCGACGGCATCGAATTCGCCAAGGCGAGCCCGAGCCCCGAAATCCGCGACCTTGAGAATTACGTCTATACGGAGGTTGCGTGA